The Pseudomonas fluorescens genome segment GGGCTGGTGTAGGTGCTGGGGGTGTTGTTGTAGTACGGCGTCATCCCGCGCATGTAGCGGGTGATTTCGTAATAGGTCTCGGCCAGTGGCGTGTTGGCCACCGCGCTCAGGCCGTTGATCGAGGAAATCAGTGCGTTGTAGTTGTTGTCGGCCTGGGCCTGGGTCACGCTGCCGCTGACTGGTGACAAGTCGCTGATGGAGCGTGCAATGAAACCACCGTTGCCGGGGTTGTTGCCGGTGGCCGGGTTGAAGGTGGCGAGGCCCATGCGCAGGTTGCGGTTGCTGGTGACCAGTGCGGTAGAGACGTTGCGCGCCACGTTGATCCGGTAATCGTTGGGAATGGCTCCGGTAGTGAAATCGCGTGTGCCGTTGTTGATCGCCAGCCCGACCACGTAGGAAATGTAATCCGCCGAATAGCGAGTGTTGCCGCTGCCCACCGGATCCGGCAGCTTCAGACAGAGCGGTGTCAGGCTGTTGTTGTAGAACGCATAGGCACCGCCGGAGCAGCCGGAAGTCGGCAGGCTCGAAAGAAAGATCGTATCGCCGGTGATGGCGGTCGAGCTCAGGCACAGGCCGATGACCGCGTTGCACTGCCGTGCCGGCGTGCGATCCTCGGCCGGATCGAACCCCGCCGCATAAATGATGCTGTTCATACTCCCTGAGTCGTCGATCAACAGCATGACGTTGGGCGGTACTGCGGCCGCGCTCAACAGCGGCGATTCGGACGGCGTGAACGCATATGCCGGCGTCGCCACATACAAGCCCGTCAAAAGCCCCGTCAGGCAGGCTCGCCACCTTGAGCGTCGCTCAATACTTCGCATAAACGCTCTCCACCACACTGCGTGAGCTGCCGACGATGCCGACTGCCGTGACCCGATACAACGTCGCCGAGGTGTTGCTCGGCACGTTCACCGCCGTCAGGGTCGTGCCGATGTTCTGCACCCCGTAGAAGCCGCTGCCGGCGGCAATCCAGGTGACACCCGACGTGGAATTGAGCCCCGCTGAACTGACCACCGATGACTCCGCCGGCGGCGCGCATTGCGTGGGGTTGGCACACACCGCCAGCGAATAACTGTCCAGTTGCACGGCACTTTCACCAATGCGCAGCGCCGCCTCGGCCGTCTGGAACGATTGATTGCGCAGACTCACACTGCCGGCCATTTTTTCCTGAAGGTTGGCGCTTTGCATTGATGACAGGCCGATCACCGTGAGGAGCAGCAGAAACACCAGACTGACCAGCAACACCATACCGCCCTGATACCGTCGCCGATGGAGAGAAACGTTCATCGCTCGCCCCTCACTGCAAGCGGTTGCGCAAGGCGGCAACCACGTTGAAGGTTTGATTGCTGACCCGATTGTTCGGGTCAGTGAGGGTCAGGCTCAGGCGCACGCTGCGGATCCGCGCCGGATCACCGGGATTGGCGCTGTAGGTGGACGCCGCGACATCGGTCGCAGAACTCGCCAGACCGAACATCACGGAAAACGCACTGACGTTGTTCACCAGCACCTGCTGGGCCGGATTCCCGCTGCCGGTGCCCATCAGAATCTGGTTGTTGCTGAAGCTGTAGATCAGACGACGGATCGGGAACGCGATCTGCCCCGTCGCTGCTGTCCGTGCGCCGGTATAAGCAATGGCGCTGTTGCGGCAATCGGAGACCACGGTCCAGGTCGGCGTCCCACCCGCGCTGCCCACATCGGCGGTGACCAGGGTCAGCTTGAGATTGGCGTTGTCCCAGCTGATCGGCATGATCTGAGCCGCCGTGAAATCCCCCGCCGAGCTGGAATCGGTAATCGTGCCCAGACAGCCGAACATGCCCACCATGCGCAGTTCCTGGATCATCTTGCTCAGCACGAACCGCGCGTCTTCCTGCATGGCGGCGGCGCTGTTCTGGCTGACGTAGGTGTTTTTCGCCGCCAGGAAGATCTGCACCACGCCGAGCACCACGATCAGCCCCAGCGCCAGCGCGACCAGCATTTCGATCAGGCCGAAGCCCAGATTATGGCGCTTCATGGCGTGGCCACCGGGTCGACCGCAGCGCGGCTGGTCAGGACAAAGCTGCGGGTTGCACTGCTCGTATTGGCGGCGCGTGCGTCACTCCAGGTGATGGTGATGGTGTACACGCGTTGATTGAGGGTGATGCTGCCGGTGGCGGTCGGTCCGCCGAAATTGACGATATTGGTGGTGAAATCGTAGAGATCCTGATCCCGGGCGACACTCAGGTTGCCCGTGGTCGGTGGTGTGACGGTGTAGTCGGCGCCCGAGTTGGCGCGGATCCGGTCCATCATGTCGTAGGCGATGAAACTGGCCTGACTGGTCATCCGCGAGCTGTCGGTGTATTTCAGCGCATTGAGCTGAACCGCCGCCGCCCCCAGTAACCCGACCGTCAGAATCAACAACGCGACCAGCACTTCGATCAGCGTCATGCCCTCCTGTGCGTGCTTGCTCCCTGCCCTCATCCGCAGCTTCCACCCGATTGAATTCGTCCGTTCAGACACACGTTCAGCGTCCTGCTTTGCGTTCCCAGCGTATAACTGAACACCACCGCCGTGGACGGTGCTGCCAGCCCTCCCAGATTGTTGAAATCCAGCGCGGTCACTCCTGAGGTTAGCGTCAGAGTCGCGCCGCTGCTCATCGCTGGAACAACCCGCAATACATTGGCCGGAGTGCCAGTACTGTCGTAGACCGACAGCTCGCCGGTCCAGACGCTGCCGCCGGCGCTCGGCCGCAAGCGAGTGGTGATGCCCCGGTTGATCGCCTCGAGCCTTGCGTAATTGAGGGCCCGTTGCAGGTCGCCGACTTCGGTGTCGGCCTTGCTGCCCTGGATCGATCGGGTAAACGCCGGGACGGCCATCGTGATCAGGATCACAACCAATGCGACCGCCACCAACACCTCGATCAGCGTGAAACCTTTTGTACGATGATCCATCGATGCCCTCCGTTGCCGTCGGCTATACCTGCCCAGTAAACCTAGAACATTCGACCGGATTACGTCGGTTGATTTGCCCTGCCCGGCGCACGGATCGCGTCGAACACCCTGCATCAAGGAGGAACTGCTCATGCCGCAACAGGGATTCAGTCTGGTCGAACTGCTCATGGGACTGGCGATCGGCGCAATTGTTCTGTCGCTGGTCAGTCCGGCGCTCGCCACACTGAAGGAGTCAAACCATCGACAGCAGGCGGCAGAGTCGTTGATCAGCGGGATCCGCAATGCCCGCACTCAGGCGATCACGCGCAATCAGAGCGTGGTGATTCATGGCATCGACGGGGACTGGAGCCGGGGCTGGCGGATCATTCTGGATGTCAGTGGCAAGGGTGCGGAAGACAGCAGCAATCCGCTGCTGGTCGAGCACGCCAGTGACGGGCGAATACCCATTGTCGGCAACTGGTTCGTCAGTCGGTACATACGGTTCAGCAGTCTGGGGCAACCGCTGATGCCCGGGCGGGCATTTCAGGCAGGAAAACTACACATCTGTTCGACCCGCGAGCCGGTCAGCCAGCTTCAACTGGTGCTGGCGGCGACCGGTCGCGTGCGCCTGGCCAGCGAAAAGGCTGAACAGGCGCTGTGTCGAAAGGATAAAGCGGTCAGATCGAGCGTACGCGCAGCTCTTTAGGCATCGAGAACGTGATGTTCTCTTCACGCCCGGCCAACTCGTCGGCACCGGTGGCACCCCAGGCCTGCAACTGCTGGATCACGCCGCGCACCAATACTTCCGGTGCAGAGGCGCCGGCGGTGATGCCGATACGCTCGACACCATCGAACCAGCTCTTCTGCAGGTCTTCGGCGCCATCGATCAGGTAGGCCGGGGTGGCCATGCGTTCGGCCAGCTCACGCAGACGGTTGGAATTGGAGCTGTTCGGGCTGCCGACCACCAACACCACGTCGCATTCGTCGGCCAGTTGCTTGACCGCGTCCTGACGGTTCTGCGTGGCGTAGCAGATGTCGTCCTTGCGCGGCCCACCGATGGCTGGGAAACGCGTGCGCAAGGCGTCGATGACCCGGCTGGTGTCGTCCATCGACAGCGTGGTCTGGGTGACGAAGGCCAGTTTTTCCGGGTCGCGTACCTGCAGCTCGGCAACATCCTTCTCGTCTTCGACGAGGTAGATCGCGCCGCCGTTGCTGGCGTCGTACTGGCCCATGGTGCCTTCGACTTCCGGGTGACCGGCGTGGCCGATCAGGATGCATTCACGACCGTCGCGGCTGTATTTGGCGACTTCGATGTGCACCTTGGTCACCAGCGGACAGGTGGCATCGAACACTTTCAGGCCACGGCCGGCGGCTTCGGTACGCACGGCTTGCGAGACGCCATGGGCACTGAAGATCACGATGACATCGTCCGGTACCTGATCCAGCTCCTCGACGAAGATCGCGCCACGACTGCGCAGGTCCTCGACGACAAACTTGTTGTGCACCACTTCATGACGCACGTAGATCGGCGGCCCGAACACTTCCAGGGCGCGGTTGACGATTTCGATCGCCCGGTCCACGCCGGCGCAGAAGCCACGGGGGTTGGCGAGTTTGATTTGCATGCTATGCCTCGTGTCTTGCGCGCAAGAAAATAGATCATTGCAATCCCAGCGGAAGCAGGCTTGCTCGCGAAAGCGGTGTGCCAGACAACTTTTTTATGTTGAATGTCAGTCTGCATTCGCGAGCAAGCCCGCTCCCACAGGGGTTCTGCTGTGTTACTCAGACGGCTTTGACGGAGAAGATTTCCACGTCAAAGGTCAGCGTCTTGCCGGCCAGCGGGTGGTTGAAGTCGACGGTCACTTGCGCATCGTCGAACTCTTTCACCACACCCGGCAGCTCAGTATTGGCCGCATCGTTGAAGATCACCAGCAGACCCGGCGACAGTTCCATGTCCGCAAACTGCGAGCGCGGCATGACCTGCACGTTTTGCGGGTTCGGCTGGCCGAACGCGTTTTCCGGCTCGACGGTCAGCGTGCGCTTGTCTCCGGCCTTGAAGCCGAACAACGCCGCCTCGAAACCCGGCAGCAGGTTGCCATCGCCGACCTTGAAGGTCGCCGGGGCCTTGTCGAAGGTGCTGTCGACCGTGTCGCCGTTCTCCAGGCGCAATGCAAAGTGCAAGGTGACTTCCGTGTTCTGGCCGATGCGTTGCTCAGCCAATACCTGTTCAGTCATGAACGGCTTCTCCGGTTTTTTTACTTTTGAACATGTCCAGTGCCAGCATCACCGCACCAACGGTGATGGCGCTGTCGGCGAAGTTGAACGCCGGGAAGTACCAGCGGTTCTGCCAGTGCACCAGAATGAAGTCAATCACATGGCCCAGGGCAATGCGGTCATACAGATTGCCCAGCGCGCCGCCCAACACCAGCGCCAGCGCGATGGCCAGCCAGGTTTCGTTGCGGCCCAGGCGTTTGAGCCAGACCACCAGCACCGCACTGACCACCACCGCGATCAGGGCGAACAGCCAGCGCTGCCAGCCGGAGCTGTCGGCCAGGAAGCTGAACGCCGCGCCGGTGTTGTAAGCCAGGGTCCAGCTGAAATAATCGGGAATGATCACGATCTGCTGGTACATCTCGAGCTTGCCTTCGAAGTAGAACTTGCTGGCCTGGTCGATGACCAGAACCAGCAAGCTCAACCAGAGCCAGCTCAGCCGTCCGAAACGGCCAACGGCATTAGGCATAGTGACGAACCTCGCCAGCGCCATCGATGTTGTCCACGCAACGGCCGCAGATCTCCGGATGCTCCGGATTCACGCCGACGTCTTC includes the following:
- a CDS encoding pilus assembly PilX family protein; protein product: MNVSLHRRRYQGGMVLLVSLVFLLLLTVIGLSSMQSANLQEKMAGSVSLRNQSFQTAEAALRIGESAVQLDSYSLAVCANPTQCAPPAESSVVSSAGLNSTSGVTWIAAGSGFYGVQNIGTTLTAVNVPSNTSATLYRVTAVGIVGSSRSVVESVYAKY
- a CDS encoding PilW family protein; protein product: MKRHNLGFGLIEMLVALALGLIVVLGVVQIFLAAKNTYVSQNSAAAMQEDARFVLSKMIQELRMVGMFGCLGTITDSSSAGDFTAAQIMPISWDNANLKLTLVTADVGSAGGTPTWTVVSDCRNSAIAYTGARTAATGQIAFPIRRLIYSFSNNQILMGTGSGNPAQQVLVNNVSAFSVMFGLASSATDVAASTYSANPGDPARIRSVRLSLTLTDPNNRVSNQTFNVVAALRNRLQ
- the pilV gene encoding type IV pilus modification protein PilV, whose protein sequence is MRAGSKHAQEGMTLIEVLVALLILTVGLLGAAAVQLNALKYTDSSRMTSQASFIAYDMMDRIRANSGADYTVTPPTTGNLSVARDQDLYDFTTNIVNFGGPTATGSITLNQRVYTITITWSDARAANTSSATRSFVLTSRAAVDPVATP
- a CDS encoding GspH/FimT family pseudopilin; translated protein: MDHRTKGFTLIEVLVAVALVVILITMAVPAFTRSIQGSKADTEVGDLQRALNYARLEAINRGITTRLRPSAGGSVWTGELSVYDSTGTPANVLRVVPAMSSGATLTLTSGVTALDFNNLGGLAAPSTAVVFSYTLGTQSRTLNVCLNGRIQSGGSCG
- a CDS encoding GspH/FimT family pseudopilin translates to MPQQGFSLVELLMGLAIGAIVLSLVSPALATLKESNHRQQAAESLISGIRNARTQAITRNQSVVIHGIDGDWSRGWRIILDVSGKGAEDSSNPLLVEHASDGRIPIVGNWFVSRYIRFSSLGQPLMPGRAFQAGKLHICSTREPVSQLQLVLAATGRVRLASEKAEQALCRKDKAVRSSVRAAL
- the ispH gene encoding 4-hydroxy-3-methylbut-2-enyl diphosphate reductase, producing the protein MQIKLANPRGFCAGVDRAIEIVNRALEVFGPPIYVRHEVVHNKFVVEDLRSRGAIFVEELDQVPDDVIVIFSAHGVSQAVRTEAAGRGLKVFDATCPLVTKVHIEVAKYSRDGRECILIGHAGHPEVEGTMGQYDASNGGAIYLVEDEKDVAELQVRDPEKLAFVTQTTLSMDDTSRVIDALRTRFPAIGGPRKDDICYATQNRQDAVKQLADECDVVLVVGSPNSSNSNRLRELAERMATPAYLIDGAEDLQKSWFDGVERIGITAGASAPEVLVRGVIQQLQAWGATGADELAGREENITFSMPKELRVRSI
- the fkpB gene encoding FKBP-type peptidyl-prolyl cis-trans isomerase, whose protein sequence is MAEQRIGQNTEVTLHFALRLENGDTVDSTFDKAPATFKVGDGNLLPGFEAALFGFKAGDKRTLTVEPENAFGQPNPQNVQVMPRSQFADMELSPGLLVIFNDAANTELPGVVKEFDDAQVTVDFNHPLAGKTLTFDVEIFSVKAV
- the lspA gene encoding signal peptidase II; translation: MPNAVGRFGRLSWLWLSLLVLVIDQASKFYFEGKLEMYQQIVIIPDYFSWTLAYNTGAAFSFLADSSGWQRWLFALIAVVVSAVLVVWLKRLGRNETWLAIALALVLGGALGNLYDRIALGHVIDFILVHWQNRWYFPAFNFADSAITVGAVMLALDMFKSKKTGEAVHD